One Desulfatitalea tepidiphila genomic region harbors:
- the rpiB gene encoding ribose 5-phosphate isomerase B: protein MKLLIGCDHAAYGLKETLKRYLIETGHEVEDVGAFSEASVDYPQIGMQVAAQVSEGRYGRGILMCGTGLGMSMVANRYPHVRAALCNDLFSALMSRRHNDANILVMGGRVIGDVLAIDILNAWLETPFEGGRHQRRLDQFDIIDSQKYEEQH from the coding sequence ATGAAGCTGTTGATCGGATGTGACCATGCCGCTTACGGACTCAAGGAGACCCTGAAGCGCTATTTGATCGAAACCGGCCATGAGGTCGAAGACGTGGGGGCTTTCAGTGAGGCGTCCGTGGACTATCCACAGATCGGCATGCAGGTCGCGGCCCAGGTTTCCGAAGGCCGCTATGGACGCGGCATTTTAATGTGCGGCACCGGTTTGGGAATGTCCATGGTGGCCAATCGATATCCCCATGTGCGGGCCGCCCTCTGCAATGATCTGTTTTCGGCCCTGATGAGCCGCCGGCACAACGACGCCAACATCCTGGTGATGGGTGGACGCGTGATCGGTGATGTGCTGGCCATCGACATTCTCAACGCCTGGCTGGAAACCCCCTTCGAAGGCGGACGCCACCAGCGGCGCCTGGATCAATTCGACATCATCGACTCACAAAAATATGAGGAGCAACATTGA
- the glyA gene encoding serine hydroxymethyltransferase, whose protein sequence is MSNTYIAAVDPEIDQVIDQELERQSSHLELIASENIASRAVMAAQGSLLTNKYAEGYPDKRYYGGCEFVDVAERLAIERAIQLFGADYVNVQPHSGSQANMAAYFALLQPGDTVLGMDLAHGGHLTHGAKVSFSGQLYHFVHYGVDGRTGRIDYDMVRRLANEHRPKLIVAGASAYPRIIDFDAFAQIAASVGARLMVDMAHIAGLVATGLHPSPVPYADVVTSTTHKTLRGPRGGLILAKAEFEAKLRSEVFPGIQGGPLMHVIAAKAVSFKEALLPQFKTYQERVLANAQALAESLQSAGLPLVSGGTDNHLMLADLTTWDITGKAAEIALGRAGITVNKNAVPFDRRGPVVTSGVRIGTPYLTSRGMGVQEMHQIAGLMIEVLKDPDNQRVIERTRIEVAELCNAFPLYA, encoded by the coding sequence TTGAGCAACACGTATATTGCGGCGGTGGACCCGGAAATTGACCAGGTCATTGATCAGGAACTGGAGCGGCAGAGTAGTCACCTCGAGTTGATTGCCTCTGAAAATATCGCCAGCCGAGCCGTCATGGCGGCCCAAGGCAGTTTATTGACCAATAAGTATGCCGAGGGCTACCCGGATAAACGCTACTATGGCGGGTGCGAATTCGTGGATGTGGCCGAGCGCCTGGCCATCGAGCGGGCCATTCAACTGTTCGGCGCCGATTATGTCAACGTTCAGCCCCATTCCGGTTCCCAGGCCAATATGGCGGCCTATTTCGCCCTGCTTCAGCCCGGGGATACGGTCTTGGGTATGGATTTGGCCCATGGCGGGCATCTGACCCATGGTGCCAAGGTGAGTTTTTCCGGGCAGCTCTACCATTTCGTCCATTACGGCGTCGATGGCCGGACCGGCCGGATCGACTACGATATGGTGCGGCGATTGGCCAATGAACATCGACCCAAGCTGATCGTAGCCGGGGCCAGCGCCTATCCGCGTATCATCGATTTTGACGCGTTCGCCCAGATCGCCGCATCGGTGGGTGCACGATTGATGGTGGACATGGCCCACATTGCCGGGTTGGTGGCCACGGGCCTTCATCCTTCGCCGGTGCCTTATGCGGATGTGGTCACCTCGACTACCCACAAGACCTTGCGCGGACCACGCGGTGGACTGATTCTGGCCAAGGCGGAATTCGAAGCCAAATTGCGCAGCGAGGTATTCCCTGGGATTCAAGGCGGGCCGTTGATGCATGTGATCGCCGCCAAGGCCGTATCCTTCAAGGAGGCATTGCTCCCCCAATTCAAAACGTACCAGGAGCGCGTTCTGGCCAACGCCCAGGCCCTGGCCGAGAGCCTCCAGTCGGCAGGATTGCCGCTGGTTTCCGGCGGGACGGACAACCATCTCATGCTGGCCGACCTGACCACATGGGATATTACCGGCAAGGCGGCCGAAATCGCCCTGGGCCGCGCCGGCATCACGGTCAATAAAAATGCCGTGCCCTTCGACCGGCGCGGACCTGTGGTCACCAGCGGCGTGCGCATCGGGACGCCCTACCTGACCAGCCGGGGTATGGGGGTCCAGGAGATGCACCAGATCGCGGGATTGATGATCGAGGTCCTCAAGGACCCGGACAATCAGCGGGTGATCGAGCGGACGCGCATTGAGGTGGCCGAGCTGTGCAATGCGTTTCCATTGTATGCTTAG
- a CDS encoding deoxycytidylate deaminase, which produces MRHPEERPSWDQYFMDIACLVAKRSTCLRRAVGAIIVKDRRVLSTGYNGAPSQVRHCFEVGCLREKLKVPSGERHELCRGIHAEQNAIIQAAYHGVSIKGADLFCTNLPCSICAKMIINAGIVRIVYQSGYADVMSEEMLAEAGVELVQLPSSHTEVGP; this is translated from the coding sequence ATGCGGCATCCGGAAGAGAGGCCCTCGTGGGACCAATATTTTATGGATATCGCCTGCCTGGTGGCCAAGCGCTCCACCTGTTTGCGGCGCGCAGTGGGGGCCATTATCGTCAAGGACCGGCGGGTGCTGTCCACCGGGTACAACGGTGCGCCGAGCCAGGTCCGCCATTGTTTCGAAGTGGGCTGCCTGCGGGAGAAATTGAAGGTGCCTTCGGGTGAGCGGCACGAATTGTGCCGCGGTATCCATGCCGAACAGAATGCCATCATCCAGGCCGCCTACCACGGCGTTTCCATCAAGGGTGCCGATCTTTTCTGCACCAATCTGCCCTGTTCCATTTGTGCCAAGATGATCATCAACGCAGGGATTGTTCGGATTGTCTACCAGTCCGGTTATGCCGATGTCATGTCCGAGGAGATGTTGGCCGAAGCGGGAGTGGAACTCGTTCAATTGCCAAGCAGTCACACGGAGGTGGGGCCATGA
- the nrdR gene encoding transcriptional regulator NrdR — protein MKCPFCGEMDNKVIDSRVSKDGTVIRRRRECTDCARRFTTYEHIEEIPIMIVKKDGRREVFNRDKVRVGLQKACQKLDISMNVIEDFIDDLERDLRETGEKEIPSRVIGEKIMGRLHTLNDIAYVRFASVYREFKDVNDFVAELKTLLSER, from the coding sequence ATGAAGTGTCCGTTTTGCGGGGAGATGGACAACAAGGTGATCGATTCGCGGGTAAGCAAAGACGGCACGGTGATTCGGCGCCGTCGGGAGTGTACCGACTGCGCCCGGCGGTTTACCACTTACGAGCACATCGAAGAGATCCCCATCATGATCGTTAAAAAGGATGGGCGGCGCGAGGTGTTCAATCGGGACAAGGTGCGTGTCGGGCTTCAGAAGGCGTGCCAGAAGCTGGATATCAGCATGAACGTTATCGAGGATTTCATCGATGATCTGGAGCGTGACCTGCGTGAAACCGGTGAAAAGGAGATTCCTTCGCGGGTGATCGGCGAAAAGATCATGGGGCGGCTCCACACCTTGAACGATATCGCCTACGTACGTTTTGCCTCGGTCTACCGGGAATTCAAGGATGTGAATGATTTCGTGGCGGAGCTGAAGACGCTCTTGAGCGAGCGTTGA
- the ribD gene encoding bifunctional diaminohydroxyphosphoribosylaminopyrimidine deaminase/5-amino-6-(5-phosphoribosylamino)uracil reductase RibD, with translation MNDNEYMAIALELAARGAGRVSPNPMVGAVVVRNGRIVGKGYHQAVGGPHAEVHALDDAAEQAVGATLYVTLEPCNHHGRTPPCTEKILRSGIRRVVVAMADPNPDVRGGGNSFLRDHGLEVVCGIREAEARRLNESFVKFVRTRRPFVVLKIAATLDGRIATSNGDARWVTGPEARSMVHRMRHRMDAILVGIGTVKADDPQLTARLQDEAGVDPIRLVLDTHLAMPPDAQMLRQRSEAPTYLVCGPEPDRQRHRMLTDAGARILEVPLNGVLVDMVALMAQLGRMNIASVLIEGGATVAGSALRSDIVDKLALFYAPKLLAGEGVPMCAGPGPQWMKEALALENVTVERVGADILVQGYRHDMGE, from the coding sequence ATGAACGACAACGAATACATGGCCATCGCCCTTGAACTGGCGGCCAGGGGGGCGGGGCGGGTATCCCCGAATCCCATGGTGGGTGCCGTGGTGGTCCGAAACGGACGGATCGTCGGGAAAGGTTATCACCAGGCCGTGGGCGGCCCCCATGCCGAGGTCCATGCCCTCGACGATGCCGCCGAACAGGCGGTGGGCGCCACCCTCTATGTGACCCTGGAGCCCTGCAACCATCATGGCCGCACGCCGCCGTGCACGGAGAAAATTCTCCGGTCCGGCATCCGGCGGGTCGTGGTCGCAATGGCCGATCCCAACCCCGATGTGCGCGGCGGCGGCAATTCCTTTTTGCGCGATCACGGCCTCGAGGTGGTCTGTGGCATCCGGGAAGCGGAAGCGCGCCGGCTCAACGAGAGTTTCGTCAAATTCGTCAGGACCCGGCGGCCTTTCGTGGTGCTCAAAATCGCCGCGACCCTGGATGGCCGCATTGCCACAAGCAATGGCGATGCCCGCTGGGTCACCGGCCCGGAGGCCCGGTCCATGGTGCACCGGATGAGACATCGCATGGATGCCATCCTGGTGGGGATCGGCACGGTCAAGGCGGATGATCCCCAACTGACCGCGCGTCTACAGGACGAAGCGGGCGTCGATCCCATCCGCCTGGTCCTTGACACGCACCTGGCCATGCCGCCCGACGCGCAAATGCTTCGGCAGCGTTCAGAGGCGCCCACCTATCTGGTGTGCGGTCCGGAACCCGACCGGCAGCGGCACCGGATGCTGACCGATGCCGGGGCCCGGATTCTGGAGGTCCCCCTGAATGGGGTGCTCGTCGATATGGTGGCACTGATGGCACAGTTGGGACGGATGAACATCGCCAGCGTGCTCATCGAAGGCGGTGCAACAGTGGCGGGCAGCGCCTTGCGATCGGACATCGTGGACAAGCTCGCGCTGTTTTATGCCCCGAAGCTGTTGGCCGGCGAGGGTGTGCCCATGTGCGCCGGTCCCGGCCCCCAGTGGATGAAAGAGGCCTTGGCCCTCGAGAACGTCACCGTGGAACGGGTGGGGGCGGATATCCTGGTGCAGGGATACCGGCATGACATGGGCGAATGA